A region of the Leptolyngbyaceae cyanobacterium genome:
CGGTGAATGTCAATGCAGCGCTAAGTATGGAGGGAATGATAGAGCGCTATGACCGACTTAAACCGTGGCATCATGAAATTTGAGGGAGCCGATAGCCCAAAAGCTATTCTTATTTCCTCTTTACTAGTACTCGGTGGTATAGCCGTTCTCCTTTGGTGGGGTTTCCATTCTGCCTACACCATTCACTAAATTTTATTGAAAAAAGCCCCATCTACTTAATTTTTGGGGATTTTAAACCAGAAATGAGGATAGGGTAATAAATATTCTACCCTACCCTCATTTTTAATCTTTGTAATTAGTGTGACTCAGCACAATCAAATAGCTGTTGTTAATCTACGCTAAATAGATCGATCGTAATGGAAAATATTAATTCTCTAGGTAACGATCCGCGCTTCGCAAACATTAAACAAATCAAAACAACAGCAGCATGGCAACCTTAACGCCCAATTCATCTTTTAGCGTCACTATTCGATTGGAATTACCCAACCGCGCCGGGATGTTAGCCAATGTAACCCAAGCGATCGCATCGGTTGGCGGCAACCTCGGTCAGATTAATTTAATCGAACAAACGCGCCAGATCTCGATTCGAGAAATTAGTATTGATGCGGCGAGCAGCGACCACGCCGAGCAAATAGTCCAAGCAGTCAAAGCCGTCCCGGAAATCAAAATCATCGAGATTTACGATCGCACCTTTAACCTGCACCGAGGCGGAAAAATCACCGTCAACAGCAAAATTCCCCTCAAAAGTCAAGCCGATTTAGCAATGGCTTACACTCCCGGAGTAGGTCGCATTTGTACTGCGATCGCCCAAGACCCAGGCCAAGTACACACCCTCACCATCAAACAAAACACCGTCGCCATCGTCACCGATGGCAGCGCCGTATTGGGATTAGGTAACCTTGGCCCCTACGGAGGATTGCCAGTCATGGAAGGCAAAGCCATGCTCTTTAAAGAATTTGCTGGAATTGACGCCTTTCCCATTTGTCTGGCAACTCAAGACACCGACGAAATCGTTCGCACCGTCAAAAACATCGCCCCCGTCTTCGGCGGCATCAATTTAGAAGACATCGCCGCACCCCGTTGTTTTGAAATCGAACAACGGCTTAGAGAAGAACTAGATATTCCCGTATTTCACGACGACCAACACGGCACCGCGATCGTTACCTTAGCCGCCCTACTCAACGCCCTCAAATTAGTTAAAAAATCTATCTCGGAAGTCCGCATCGTCATCAATGGTGCGGGTGCGGCAGGGGTAGCAGTGGCTCGTCTACTGCGAAAAGCCGGTGCAGAAACCATTTGGATCTGCGACACCAAAGGAATTATTTCCCTTTCTCGGACTGACTTGACCGAGCAAAAGCGAGAATTTGCCGTCAAAGCACAAGGTTCCCTGGCAGGCGCACTACAAGGTGCTGACGTATTTATCGGTCTGAGCGTACCGGGAGTGTTGACAGTGGAAATGGTGCGATCGATGGCCAAAGATCCGATCGTCTTCGCAATGGCAAATCCCATCCCCGAAATTCAACCAGAATTAGTCGGCTCAGATGTCGCGGTAATGGCCACCGGACGCAGCGACTATCCCAATCAAATCAACAACGTTTTAGCCTTCCCAGGCGTATTTCGCGGCGCTTTAGACTGTCGCGCCTCCACCATCACCACCACTATGTACCTGGAAGCTGCTTACGCCATTGCCAATCTAATTAACCCTTCCGACTTAAACAAGGACTTTATCATTCCTTCTGTTTTTGATAAGCGAGTTTCCATTGCCGTTGCCGCTGCCGTTCAACAAGCAGCCCGTCAAGAAGGGATCGCCCGTAGTTAGACGAGAAAAGAGGCAGGGGACATAGAGCAAGCGAAAATATATTATTGATAATTCGCTAACTTTTTTCCCCTTTCTCTTTTCTCAAAACGCCAATCGACCTGATTTTGCATACCCCAGGCGGTTTAGTATTGGCAACCGAACAAATTGCCAGAACCCTCATCCGTCACCCAGCTAAAGTAACCGTATTCGTCCCTCACTACGCCATGAGCCGTGGCACCATGTTAGCTTTAGCATCAGATGAAATTGTCATAGATGCCAAAGCCGTTTTAGGGCCAGTCGATCCCCAATTAGGCAACTTCCCTGCTGCCAGTACCCTGAAAGTCGTCCAAGATAAACCGATTAGCGAAATTGACGACGAAACATTGATTATGGCCGATTTATCCAAAAAAGCCATCAATCAAGTACAAAGATTCGTCAGAACTCTTCTCAAAGACAATATCCCTCAACAGAAAATCGCTCCAGAAAACATCGACAAAATCGTAGACGTCTTAACTACAGGACAAGTCACCCACGATTATCCGATCGCAGTAGAAGAAGCAACCTAACTCGGTTTACCAGTCACCGTAGGTTTACCAACTATCATTTACAACTTAATGGAGTTATACCCACAACCTCAAGGCGGTCGTCCTTCCGTACAGTATATTCCCGTACCATATCAACCCCGCCCAGCTTTACCCGAACCAAAAGGAAGACCCTTACCGGAAAATACTCGTAGTTAATGAATATTAGAAGATCGTTATAGCGCTTTGCAAAAATTTAGAAACCCGGTTTTTGGAAAAAAACCGGGTTTCTATCCACTATCTTACCCCATTTGAATTAAATACGGGTTAATTTCTCAAACATTCAATGCCGATTGAGGTATCCTATAGGTTGCGCTTGTTTTAGTGAAAATAGCAAACATATCATTGATTTTTCTCATAGTGAGATCGAAAATAATGGCTTTTGTTATTTGTCAATCCGCTTTAGCACTGTTAGTAATTTTTTTCCTATTATTCGCTAAAAGAGTAAATTCGACACCACTTAAATGAAGTAGCAATCAATATAGTTTTGACTATCAGCTAATAAATATTAAATTATCAAATATCATTTGAACTAAATTAAGGAGCAAACAATGTCATCATTTCAAGATTTAACTAAAAGAAACCCTTCAGCACGTCGAAACCTTTGGTTTGAAAGATTAATGGCAGTAATTGCATCGTTTAACTTAGGCTTGGTTTTCTTTGATTTGAGTTATGTACCTTGGCGTAACTTTTGGTTACAAGGAAATATTCAATTTTTTAATTTTATCGTACAAGTTCCTCTACCTCCCATTACTAAGGTGTACGATCCGGTGAAGGGAATTGAGCCTCATCGAGAAACACAACAATATTTAAATACTGTCACTGCTTTAGAAGAGCAAGTTGCTCAAACTGGCTTACAGTCCACAGAAGTAATTAAAATATTGGAGAGGCTTGATAGATTAAGTAGCGAAATGATCGATACCAATCCATTTCAAATTGCTAACAAAAGTGGCTCTTTAGAAAAGATTAAAAATAGAATGAGGGAACATATTGGCTTAGATTCCGCTCGTCAATCTTTTCAAACTTTCTGGAGTCAAGAATATTTGTCTCGGAACGGTTGGCAAAAAGAAATGCTGTTTTTCAACCGACAAGTTCGACCTTTGATTGAAACTAATTATTACCGTCCTATCGGAGAAAATGGCGAATTTATCGACTTGTTTTGGCTGATCGATTTACCATTTGTCATTATATTTGCCGTTGAATTTTTAAGTCGTACTTTTTATATCAGCCGCCGTCATGTAGGGGTTAGTTGGATAGATGCCATGCTATGGCGTTGGTATGATATTTTTCTGGTGTTACCTTTTTGGCGTTGGTTAAGAGTGATTCCAGTAGTCATTCGGTTAAATCAATCTGAACTAATCGATTTGGAACGAGTTCAAGAGCAAGTCAATCAAGGGTTTGTAGCTACTTTTGCGGAAGAAATAACTGAAGTCGTAGTAATTAGAGTAATTAACCAAATTCAAGGTTCTATCCAGCGTGGTGAAGTGACGCGCTGGCTGACTCAGCCTGAAAAGCGCACCTATATCGATCTCAACAACGTCAATGAAGTAGAAGCAATTAGTAATATTATTACCCAAATAGTCGTTTATAAAGTATTACCCAAAGTACGCCCGGACATAGAAGCTATTTTGCAGCATAACATAGAAAGTATACTCAACAAGTTACCAGTTTACCAAAATTTTAAGAATATCCCAGGTTTAGCCAGTATACCAAATCAATTAACTGAAAAATTAGTAACAGAAATATCCCAAGGAGCATATGATGCTTTGATCTCAGCGTTAGAAGATCCGGTGGGTGCTAAATTGACTGCTCAATTAGTAGAACATTTTGGGGAAGCAGTCGCATCAGAAGTACAGCAAAAGCATACTCTAGAAAAAGTGCAAAGTTTACTGGTAGATATGCTAGAAGAAGTTAAAATTAATTATGTCGAACGCTTATCCGAACAGGATATGGAAAGAATTTTAGAAGAAACCAGAAAAATCAGACAACTATCATCTCCTCAAGACGGACAAATTTACCCTTACAAATAACTTTCTCGATCTTTGCCATACTGATGAGATTTTCCAAGCAAGGAACCCGCAAGCCTCAACTCTTACAAATTAGGCGTTTTCATCACCCGTTTCTGAATGAGGAAGTAATGGCATTTACATCTGATTCCGTGATATAATAAGGATTATTAACTGTTAAAACGTAAAGTTATCGGCAGTTGAAGTAGGGTATGTTATTCCCGAATTTACGCCTGTGGACAAGCGGGAGGCAACTCCTTTGGACGAAGCAGGAAGCAGACAAAGTAGTTGCGATGAACGACTATGGATAAGTTCTGCATAACAGTGAAAGAAATCCTTTCATCAGAAGTGGGTCGCTGTCCCACTTTTTTTATTGGAGTTGTCTTATGGCTCATCCTCTCATCCCACAAATTATCGAATTAGCTGAACCCGTTGCCCAATCCATTGGGTTAGAGGTAGTGGGAGCGGTGTTTCAGACTAACCAAAATCCTCCCGTGTTGCGGGTTGATATTCGCAACCCCCAGCAAGATACCAGTTTGGATGATTGCGAACGTATGAGCTTGGCATTTGAACCTGTTTTGGATAACGCCAATTCGATCCCGGATGCCTATGTTCTAGAAATTTCTAGCCCTGGAATTTCTCGCCAGCTTAGTACGGATAGAGAATTCATTTCTTTTAAAGGATTTGCGGTGTTAGTTACCACATCTGAACCTTTTGAAGGAAAGAGGGAATGGAACGGGCAGTTAATTAAACGGGATGATACCTCTATTTATCTAAATCAAAAAGGGCGCACGATCGCGATCCCCCGTCATTTGGCGGCGCGAGTACAACTAGACGACCGCAGAAAAAATTAAAAATGAAACGCTCAAAAGCCTTTACATTTTTAATTTTTAATTTTCTATTTTTCGATCGAGAGAGGTTTGGCCTATGACAATGGTTAGTCTGCCTGGACTAAAAGACTTAATCGACAACATCAGCCGCGAGCGAAATTTACCCAGGCACGCGGTACAAGCAGCGTTGCGAGAAGCTTTGCTAAAAGGATACGAGCGCTATCGGCGTACCCAAAATATCAACAAACACTTCGATGAAAACTACTTCGATAACCTAGAAGTAGAACTGAATGTAGAAGAAGAAGGCTTTCGAGTTCTCGCTACCAAAAGTATCGTCGAACAGGTTAGTAGTAGCGACCATGAAATTGCGCTTTCGGAAGTTCAGGAAGTAGTAGAAGAAGCTCAGTTAGGAGACACCGTAGTTTTAGACGTGACGCCGGATCAAAACGAATTTGGTCGGATGGCGGCAATTCAAACTAAACAAGTGTTATCCCAGAAACTGCGAGACCAGCAACGCAAGATGGTGCAAGAAGAGTTCCAAGATTTAGAAGGGAACGTCATGCAGGCGCGGGTGCTGCGCTTCGAGCGACAATCGGTGATTATGGCCGTCAGCAGTGGTTTTAATCAGCCAGAAGTAGAAGCTGAATTGCCCAAGCGGGAACAACTGCCCAACGATAACTATCGAGCTAATGCCACTTTTAAGGTTTATTTGAAAAAAGTCAGGGAAGGCCCCCAAAGAGGGCCACAACTACTGGTTTCTAGAGGGGCTGCTGGTTTGGTAGTGGAGCTTTTTAGCAACGAAGTACCGGAAATTGAAGATGAAGTAGTACGGATCGTTGCTGTAGCAAGGGAAGCTAATCCTCCTTCTCGTTCTCTTGGCCCCCGTACTAAAATCGCTGTAGATACTCTAGAGCGAGATGTCGATCCCGTAGGTGCTTGTATTGGAGCGCGGGGATCGCGAATTCAAGTGGTGGTAAACGAACTGCGTGGAGAGAAAATCGATGTTATTAGGTGGTCTCCCGACCCGGCTACTTATATTGCCAATGCTCTGAGTCCGGCTAGAGTAGATGAAGTTCGCTTGGTCAATCCAGAAGCACGCCAAGCCCACGTTTTGGTTGCGGAAGACCAGCTGAGTTTGGCGATCGGTAAAGAAGGACAAAACGTTCGACTAGCTGCCCGGTTGACTGGCTGGAAAATTGATATCAAAGATGGTGCTAAGTACGACGCGGTTGCTGAAGATCAAAAGATCGCCGCCGCGATCGCTAGCGAACAAAGAGAACAATATGAAGATGACGAGGACTACGACGACGAAGAAACAATAGATAAATACAGCCTCGACGACACCGATGCCCAATTGGATGAAGATACTCTCTTAGATGAAGATTAGGCGTGAAACCTAACTATCGACGTTGTATCAGCTGTCGCTTGGTAGCTCCTAAAGAAGCTTTTTGGCGCGTAGTTAGAGTCTATCCATCCAGGCAGCTACAATTGAATGAGGGTATGGGACGTTCGGCCTATCTTTGTCCTACGGAAACTTGTCTGCAAGCCGCTCAGAAAAAAAATCGTCTGGGCAGAGCGCTCAAAGCACCTGTTCCCCCAGAACTATATCAAACCTTGTGGCAGCGTTTAACCAGTCAACAGAGTACGGCCAATCATAAATTATTCGATCGTACCCCATCCAATTTAGAACCTGAATGAGGCTGCTATTTTCCCATCCCATCAGCCCGATGTTACTTTGGGAAAATAGCAGCCCTAACCAGGCGTTTGAGTGCCAAAATAGTAAAAGGTGATTGTAAAAGTACACATGGACAAAGCTGTAAACAGAATTGCCCACAGTTGCTTAAAAGTTTGTGCAGCCCAAAAACAAAGGGGCGCTCCGGGCGAAAGCTTAACAAAATTAATTTAAAAACTCTCGCCTTCGTGGAATTACTCCTCGGTTTAATCCGAAAAAATCAATCCACGCATTTAAAAAGCCCCGATCTCACAAACTGCAACTGATCTGTTTTCTGGAAAATCCAGATGGCAAAATCGTCAGCATTTGTTGTCCTAGAGCGAAAATCATCATTTTAAACTGCCACAAAGGAGGCAGCATTTCAATGATGTAGATATCTTTAAAACAGTAGGTCATTAGAAAAACTACTGGTAGGATTCAAGGGGAAAGCGTGGATGAACAACGGCAAAGTCAGAATTTACGAGTTATCACGGGAATTAAATTTGGACAATAAGGATATTCTTGCAATTTGCGACCAGCTGCGAATTCCGGTCAAGAGCCACAGCAGCACGATTTCAGATGAGTCAGCCGAGCGCATTCGGAGCGTGGCGGAAAAATATGCAGCACAGCATCCATCTCAAAATAAAGCGGTTTCAGCTAGCCATAAGCCGAACTCCCAAACAAGCTCGGCTCAAAAACCGTTAGCTCCTCCCAAAAAACAACAGATTTTGGGAATTCGCCAACATCAGGAACGCCCAGCTGCTAACCCGCCCAAACCACCATCGGCAGCATCCGTTGCGATTCCTCCCAAAGCTCCACAAGCTGGTGTCTCCGCAGGGAGTCAGCCAACCCCCCCACCCACCAAGCAGGCAGCGCCTAGTAAACCAGTGCGCTCTCCTCAGCATCAGGAAATAGCCGCTAAGGAAAGAAACGTACAGAATTCAGAGGGTAAGCCGGAACCAAAATCCGAATACAAAACCGAACTAAAGGCTCAACAAGGGCAGCAAGCTACCGTTTCTCGTCCCGCGCCAGAACAGCTAAAGCTGGCTGAACCTCCAGTGAGACCGTCTTCCACGCAGCCCAATCTTCGCCAGAATAACCAAACCGAACAACCTGTTAAGAAAAAACCCAGCAAACCAGCTTCTCCCCAGCCTCAAGCGGAGAAAAAAGAACAGCTAGTTGGAAAAAAAGAAAAAGATCAAACTACATCTGCTGCTAAACCAAGCCGTCCCGCTCCCCCTGCCCCACCTCAGATACCAGAACTACAACGGCCTAAACCAGTTATTAAGCCGAATGCTCCTACTACAGTCATCCGCCCAGCAGCACAAGTTGAAGAAGTGGATGCTGAAGAAACTGAGGACACAGAAGTATTAACAGAACCACAAAAAGAACTAAAGCGACCTCAACCACCACGTCCGCCTAAAAAAGGCAAAAGCTGGGAAGAAGAAGAAGAAGAACAACCACCAAAAGTTGGTAAACCAGCTGGCAAGGGCAAGCGCAGCAAACAACTCCTGTTTGACGAAGATGAGGTTGATTTTGATGATGCCGATCTGGAAGTGTTGCCACCGACAGTCCAGGTTAGCTTGTCAGTGGCTCGTCCCCCCAAGCCAAAAGCATCCCGTGCAGGACAAGGGGCAAGCGGGGCGAATGCAGGAGTAGCTCAGCCTGCCGCTCGGAAAAAAGCACCTTCTCGCGATGGGGGTGCTGCTTCTAAAGCTAGCCGCAAAGCTAAGGAAGAGGCAGTACCGGAACGTCCGGAGAAGCTTGTTTTAACTGGCAGCATGACAGTGCAAGAACTAGCTGAAGCTTTAGCCGTACCGGATACGGAAATAGTCAAGCGGCTGTTCTTTAAAGGGATAGCTGTGAATATTACCCAAAGTCTGGACGTACCAACTTGTACTTCGATCGCCAATGACTTTGGGGTAGAAGTAGAAACAGGTCAGAAGCAATCGGAAGCCAGTAAAGGCAGCGAGATGATCGATGCGGAAGACTTTGAATACTTACAGCGTCGTCCGCCTGTGGTGACCATTATGGGTCACGTAGACCACGGTAAAACCACTTTGTTGGATGCGATCAGGGAAAGCAAAGTCGCTCAAGGAGAAGCAGGTGGTATTACTCAGCACATTGGTGCTTACCACGTAGACGTACCGCAGAACGATACTACCCAGCAGGTAGTATTCCTCGATACTCCCGGTCACGAAGCATTTACTGCTATGCGGGCGAGGGGCGCGAGAGTGACGGATATCGCCGTACTGGTAGTAGCAGCCGATGATGGAGTTCAACCACAGACGATCGAAGCGATCAGTCACGCTAAAGCAGCAGAAGTCCCGATCGTCGTCGCGATTAACAAAATTGATAAACCAGACGCCCAAGCCGATCGCGTTAAACAAGAATTGACCGAATTCGGTTTGGTGCCAGAAGAATGGGGCGGCGACACCATTATGGTGCCAGTCAGCGCGATCCAAAAAGAAAACTTGGATACCCTGTTGGAAATGATTCTCTTGGTGGCAGAAGTAGATGAAGATCTCGTGGCCAACCCAAATCGGGCTGCCAAAGGAACTGTCATCGAAGCTAACCTGGATAAATCGAGAGGCCCGGTTGCTACCTTGCTGGTACAAAATGGTACTCTACAGGTAGGAGATATTCTGGTCGCTGGTTCTGCCTTTGGTAAAGTGCGGGCGATGATCGACGATCGCGGTAGCCGAGTAGACGCCGCAACTCCTTCCTTTGCGGTAGAAGTTTTGGGTCTTAACGACGTGCCGGCTGCCGGAGACGAGTTTGAAGTCTTCCAGAATGAAAAAGAAGCGCGTTTACTTGCCGAAGCACGCGCCGAACAACAACGGCAAACCCGCCTGATGCGCGGTCGCGTCAGCCTGACCACACTTTCTGCTCAAGCACAAGAGGGAGAACTCAAAGAACTCAACTTGATCCTGAAAGCAGACGTGCAAGGTTCTGTGGAAGCAATTATCGGAGCGCTGCAACAACTGCCGCAAAATCAAGTGCAGATCCGCATATTGTTAGCGGCTCCCGGTGAAGTTACCGAAACAGACGTTGACCTAGCAGCTGCCAGCGATGCGGTAATTGTTGGATTCAATACCACCCTGGCTAGCGGATCTCGTCAAGCAGCCGACCAAGCTGGTGTAGATGTCCGAGAGTACAACATCATCTACAAACTGCTGGAAGATATCCAAGGTGCAATGGAAGGCTTGCTCGAACCAGAACTGGTGGAAGAACCCCTCGGAAATGTGGAAGTCCGGGCAGTCTTCCCCGTAGGTCGAGGTACGGTGGCTGGTTGTTATGTCTTATCAGGCAAGGTAATCCGCAACTGCAAAGTTCGGGTTCGTCGAGGCGGTCAAGTAATCTACGAAGGCACTCTGGATTCCCTCAAACGGATGAAAGAAGATACGAAAGAAGTCAACGCTGGTTTTGAATGCGGTATCGGTATCGATAAATTCAATGACTGGATTGTTGGCGACATCATTGAAGCCTTCAAGATGGTTACGAAGCGCCGTACTCTAACACCTGCTTAAGAATGAGGAAGATGAGAGGGTAAAGAGCTTAATGGGATTAATTTTCTGGCTGTCT
Encoded here:
- a CDS encoding malic enzyme-like NAD(P)-binding protein; amino-acid sequence: MATLTPNSSFSVTIRLELPNRAGMLANVTQAIASVGGNLGQINLIEQTRQISIREISIDAASSDHAEQIVQAVKAVPEIKIIEIYDRTFNLHRGGKITVNSKIPLKSQADLAMAYTPGVGRICTAIAQDPGQVHTLTIKQNTVAIVTDGSAVLGLGNLGPYGGLPVMEGKAMLFKEFAGIDAFPICLATQDTDEIVRTVKNIAPVFGGINLEDIAAPRCFEIEQRLREELDIPVFHDDQHGTAIVTLAALLNALKLVKKSISEVRIVINGAGAAGVAVARLLRKAGAETIWICDTKGIISLSRTDLTEQKREFAVKAQGSLAGALQGADVFIGLSVPGVLTVEMVRSMAKDPIVFAMANPIPEIQPELVGSDVAVMATGRSDYPNQINNVLAFPGVFRGALDCRASTITTTMYLEAAYAIANLINPSDLNKDFIIPSVFDKRVSIAVAAAVQQAARQEGIARS
- the rimP gene encoding ribosome maturation factor RimP, giving the protein MAHPLIPQIIELAEPVAQSIGLEVVGAVFQTNQNPPVLRVDIRNPQQDTSLDDCERMSLAFEPVLDNANSIPDAYVLEISSPGISRQLSTDREFISFKGFAVLVTTSEPFEGKREWNGQLIKRDDTSIYLNQKGRTIAIPRHLAARVQLDDRRKN
- the nusA gene encoding transcription termination factor NusA, yielding MTMVSLPGLKDLIDNISRERNLPRHAVQAALREALLKGYERYRRTQNINKHFDENYFDNLEVELNVEEEGFRVLATKSIVEQVSSSDHEIALSEVQEVVEEAQLGDTVVLDVTPDQNEFGRMAAIQTKQVLSQKLRDQQRKMVQEEFQDLEGNVMQARVLRFERQSVIMAVSSGFNQPEVEAELPKREQLPNDNYRANATFKVYLKKVREGPQRGPQLLVSRGAAGLVVELFSNEVPEIEDEVVRIVAVAREANPPSRSLGPRTKIAVDTLERDVDPVGACIGARGSRIQVVVNELRGEKIDVIRWSPDPATYIANALSPARVDEVRLVNPEARQAHVLVAEDQLSLAIGKEGQNVRLAARLTGWKIDIKDGAKYDAVAEDQKIAAAIASEQREQYEDDEDYDDEETIDKYSLDDTDAQLDEDTLLDED
- a CDS encoding YlxR family protein, which gives rise to MKPNYRRCISCRLVAPKEAFWRVVRVYPSRQLQLNEGMGRSAYLCPTETCLQAAQKKNRLGRALKAPVPPELYQTLWQRLTSQQSTANHKLFDRTPSNLEPE
- the infB gene encoding translation initiation factor IF-2, with the protein product MNNGKVRIYELSRELNLDNKDILAICDQLRIPVKSHSSTISDESAERIRSVAEKYAAQHPSQNKAVSASHKPNSQTSSAQKPLAPPKKQQILGIRQHQERPAANPPKPPSAASVAIPPKAPQAGVSAGSQPTPPPTKQAAPSKPVRSPQHQEIAAKERNVQNSEGKPEPKSEYKTELKAQQGQQATVSRPAPEQLKLAEPPVRPSSTQPNLRQNNQTEQPVKKKPSKPASPQPQAEKKEQLVGKKEKDQTTSAAKPSRPAPPAPPQIPELQRPKPVIKPNAPTTVIRPAAQVEEVDAEETEDTEVLTEPQKELKRPQPPRPPKKGKSWEEEEEEQPPKVGKPAGKGKRSKQLLFDEDEVDFDDADLEVLPPTVQVSLSVARPPKPKASRAGQGASGANAGVAQPAARKKAPSRDGGAASKASRKAKEEAVPERPEKLVLTGSMTVQELAEALAVPDTEIVKRLFFKGIAVNITQSLDVPTCTSIANDFGVEVETGQKQSEASKGSEMIDAEDFEYLQRRPPVVTIMGHVDHGKTTLLDAIRESKVAQGEAGGITQHIGAYHVDVPQNDTTQQVVFLDTPGHEAFTAMRARGARVTDIAVLVVAADDGVQPQTIEAISHAKAAEVPIVVAINKIDKPDAQADRVKQELTEFGLVPEEWGGDTIMVPVSAIQKENLDTLLEMILLVAEVDEDLVANPNRAAKGTVIEANLDKSRGPVATLLVQNGTLQVGDILVAGSAFGKVRAMIDDRGSRVDAATPSFAVEVLGLNDVPAAGDEFEVFQNEKEARLLAEARAEQQRQTRLMRGRVSLTTLSAQAQEGELKELNLILKADVQGSVEAIIGALQQLPQNQVQIRILLAAPGEVTETDVDLAAASDAVIVGFNTTLASGSRQAADQAGVDVREYNIIYKLLEDIQGAMEGLLEPELVEEPLGNVEVRAVFPVGRGTVAGCYVLSGKVIRNCKVRVRRGGQVIYEGTLDSLKRMKEDTKEVNAGFECGIGIDKFNDWIVGDIIEAFKMVTKRRTLTPA